One window of the Brassica napus cultivar Da-Ae unplaced genomic scaffold, Da-Ae ScsIHWf_1333;HRSCAF=1903, whole genome shotgun sequence genome contains the following:
- the LOC111208656 gene encoding CST complex subunit STN1 — protein MDRSQQNTHAKLMTRDIHRLTPSPTEANCFSLGAISWVSRVETVGTIVSRDMAEKFLKFSVDDGTGCVTCIMWLNQLTSPYFHRFDSSTILLHSRVARRQARDIRIGAVARVRGRVGLYRGGMQITATNVVIERDPNAEILHWLECVRLSRSCYRIQS, from the coding sequence ATGGATCGATCCCAGCAAAACACACACGCGAAACTCATGACACGTGACATCCACCGCCTGACACCATCACCGACAGAAGCCAACTGTTTCTCGCTGGGTGCTATCTCGTGGGTCTCACGCGTAGAGACAGTGGGCACGATCGTCTCTCGCGACATGGCCGAGAAGTTCCTCAAGTTCAGCGTTGACGATGGCACTGGCTGCGTCACGTGCATCATGTGGCTCAACCAACTCACTTCTCCTTACTTCCACCGGTTCGACTCATCGACGATTCTTCTGCACTCAAGGGTCGCTCGTAGACAAGCAAGAGACATCAGAATCGGAGCCGTAGCTCGCGTTCGTGGCCGCGTCGGCTTGTACAGAGGAGGTATGCAGATCACCGCGACTAATGTGGTAATCGAGAGAGACCCTAACGCTGAGATCTTGCACTGGTTGGAGTGTGTTAGGCTTAGTCGAAGCTGTTATCGAATTCAAAGTTAA
- the LOC125575496 gene encoding ran-binding protein 1 homolog a-like isoform X2, with product MATNEPEHEHRDVEEAGANEDEDTGAQVAPIVRLEEVAVTTGEEDEDAVLDLKSKLYRFDKEANQWKERGAGTVKLLKHKSTGKIRLVMRQSKTLKICANHFVTQGISVQEHVGNEKSCVWHARDFADGELKDELFCIRFASIENCKAFMQKFNEVAESEVEKEESKEASDTAGLLEKLTVEETKTEEKPVEKEKTTVEADEKKKDEPEKAGEEKKTEEASPST from the exons ATGGCGACCAACGAACCCGAGCACGAGCACAGAGACGTTGAAGAAGCTGGAGCTAACGAGGACGAGGACACCGGAGCTCAGGTCGCTCCGATCGTTAGGCTAGAGGAGGTTGCCGTCACTACCGGCGAGGAAGACGAAGACGCCGTCCTCGATCT GAAATCGAAGCTGTATCGGTTCGATAAGGAGGCGAATCAGTGGAAGGAGAGAGGTGCTGGTACTGTGAAGCTCTTGAAGCATAAGAGCACTGGCAAGATTCGTCTCGTCATGAGGCAATCGAAAACTCTCAAGATCTGTGCTAATCACTTCG TTACACAGGGCATTAGTGTTCAAGAACACGTTGGAAATGAAAAGTCTTGTGTATGGCACGCTCGTGACTTTGCTGATGGTGAACTCAAGGATGAGCTTTTCTGCATCCGATTTGCTTCTATTGAGA ACTGCAAAGCATTTATGCAGAAGTTCAACGAAGTTGCTGAATCTGAagtagagaaagaagagagcaaagaggcCTCTGACACCGCTGGTCTTCTCGAGAAGCTAACCGTCGAAGAGACAAAAACAGAGGAGAAACCtgtggagaaggagaagacaaCAGTGGAAGcagatgaaaagaaaaaagacgAGCCAGAGAAAGCGggtgaagaaaagaaaaccgAGGAGGCTAGTCCCTCAACTTAA